Proteins found in one Microaerobacter geothermalis genomic segment:
- the trxB gene encoding thioredoxin-disulfide reductase yields MSDAGKIYDVIIAGAGPAGMTAAVYTSRANLSTLMIERGIPGGQMANTEEVENYPGFDHILGPDLSNKMFEHAKKFGAEYAYGDIKKVVDGEEYKTVITSNKEYKGKSVIVATGAEHRKLGVPGEKELSGRGVSYCAVCDGAFFKGKELVVVGGGDSAVEEAVYLTRFATKVTIIHRRDELRAQKILQKRAMENEKIDFIWNHVVKEIKGENKVEAVVIEDVKTGEQREFSCDGVFIYVGMDPLSEAVKDLGITNEAGYILTDDQMKTKVEGIFAAGDVREKLLRQIVTATGDGSIAAQSAQHYVESLKEKVKS; encoded by the coding sequence ATGTCTGATGCTGGAAAAATTTATGATGTAATCATTGCCGGGGCAGGTCCTGCCGGGATGACGGCTGCCGTTTATACGTCAAGGGCCAATTTAAGCACGTTAATGATTGAACGGGGCATTCCTGGAGGACAAATGGCAAATACCGAAGAGGTAGAAAACTATCCGGGGTTTGACCATATTCTTGGACCGGATTTGTCGAATAAGATGTTTGAACATGCCAAAAAATTTGGCGCGGAATATGCCTATGGAGACATAAAAAAAGTTGTAGATGGTGAGGAGTATAAGACGGTCATTACTAGCAACAAGGAATATAAAGGGAAGTCTGTGATTGTTGCCACTGGGGCGGAACACCGAAAGTTGGGGGTCCCGGGTGAGAAGGAATTATCAGGCAGGGGAGTCTCCTATTGCGCTGTTTGCGACGGGGCTTTCTTTAAAGGAAAAGAATTGGTAGTTGTAGGCGGGGGAGATTCGGCAGTAGAAGAAGCCGTTTATCTGACCAGATTTGCCACAAAGGTAACTATTATACATCGGAGAGATGAATTAAGAGCCCAAAAAATACTGCAAAAACGGGCCATGGAAAATGAAAAAATCGATTTCATATGGAATCATGTGGTCAAAGAGATTAAAGGAGAGAATAAAGTAGAAGCTGTAGTTATCGAAGATGTAAAAACAGGAGAACAGAGGGAATTTTCCTGTGATGGAGTATTTATCTATGTGGGGATGGATCCTCTTTCTGAGGCGGTAAAAGATCTTGGGATCACGAATGAAGCGGGTTATATCTTGACTGATGATCAAATGAAAACAAAGGTAGAAGGTATTTTTGCCGCAGGAGATGTCAGGGAGAAACTTCTCCGTCAAATTGTAACGGCTACAGGAGATGGCAGTATTGCTGCCCAGTCGGCTCAACATTATGTAGAAAGTTTGAAGGAAAAAGTAAAATCGTAA
- the rapZ gene encoding RNase adapter RapZ, with translation MNQKLEREINLIIITGMSGAGKTVAVQALEDLGFFCVDNLPPVLIPKFAELIEQSGGKIEKVALVIDLRGREFFESLSEALVQLDRMETVYYQILFLDAADQILVQRYKETRRRHPLSPEGQILEGITSERKMLEEIKGRATQIIDTSDMKPTKLKEKIAQRFSTLASRHFSVHVMSFGFKYGIPLDVDLVFDVRFLPNPHYIDGLRVKTGKEQEVYEYVMKWQETQEFLDKLMGLINFLLPYYEREGKSQVVIGIGCTGGKHRSVAIAEYIHRDLLSRYATWVGHRDIERDR, from the coding sequence ATGAACCAGAAGTTAGAAAGGGAAATCAATCTCATTATTATCACAGGAATGTCGGGGGCTGGAAAAACCGTTGCTGTCCAGGCCCTTGAAGACTTAGGGTTCTTTTGTGTAGATAATTTGCCTCCTGTTTTGATACCCAAATTTGCGGAACTGATTGAGCAGTCTGGCGGAAAAATAGAAAAAGTGGCTTTGGTCATTGATTTAAGGGGAAGGGAATTTTTTGAATCCCTGTCAGAAGCCTTAGTTCAATTGGACAGGATGGAGACGGTTTATTACCAAATTCTTTTCCTGGATGCAGCGGATCAAATTCTGGTACAAAGATATAAGGAAACAAGAAGGCGGCATCCTTTATCTCCAGAAGGACAAATTTTGGAAGGGATTACTTCCGAGCGGAAAATGCTGGAGGAAATTAAGGGAAGAGCAACCCAAATTATTGATACCAGTGATATGAAGCCAACAAAATTAAAGGAAAAAATTGCTCAGCGTTTTTCAACTCTTGCTTCCCGGCATTTTTCTGTTCATGTGATGTCCTTTGGATTTAAATATGGGATACCCTTGGATGTGGATTTGGTGTTTGATGTTCGATTTTTGCCTAACCCCCACTATATTGATGGATTGAGAGTAAAAACAGGAAAAGAGCAGGAAGTTTACGAATATGTGATGAAATGGCAGGAGACACAAGAGTTTTTGGATAAATTGATGGGGCTTATTAACTTTTTGCTTCCTTACTATGAAAGGGAAGGGAAGAGTCAGGTGGTTATTGGAATTGGCTGTACAGGAGGGAAGCACCGCTCCGTAGCCATAGCGGAATATATTCATCGTGACCTCCTTTCCAGATATGCCACTTGGGTTGGTCATCGGGATATTGAGCGGGATCGATAA
- a CDS encoding gluconeogenesis factor YvcK family protein, which produces MERKWEGEGQTFRVVVIGGGTGLSVLLRGLKELPFFLTAIVTVADDGGSSGVLREEMKMPPPGDVRNVLLALADTEPLLEKVLQHRFVNGSGLAGHSLGNLLIAAMKEITGDFVLAVKELSKVLAVRGEVLPAANQAIVLKAELEDGTIVSGESLIPKSGKKITRVFLHPKDVKPLQEALEALKQADAIIVGPGSLYTSILPNLLVPGIVEMIRSSSALKIFICNVMTQRGETENYSAADHIQAIHDHVGSSLFQYVIVNNQQVDSSVLSRYVLEGAKPVAFDEERLWNFGYRVIADQFLKYHTHLRHDAGKLSKTIWEILLRHRK; this is translated from the coding sequence ATGGAACGGAAATGGGAAGGGGAGGGGCAAACATTTCGGGTGGTCGTCATCGGTGGAGGAACTGGACTATCCGTGTTATTAAGGGGATTAAAAGAACTACCCTTTTTTTTGACTGCTATTGTCACCGTTGCCGATGATGGGGGAAGTTCCGGTGTTCTTCGGGAAGAGATGAAAATGCCGCCGCCGGGTGATGTGCGAAATGTTTTGCTGGCCCTTGCAGATACGGAACCTTTATTGGAAAAAGTTCTTCAGCACCGGTTTGTCAATGGTTCAGGTTTGGCAGGACATAGTTTGGGTAATCTGCTCATCGCCGCCATGAAGGAGATTACCGGAGATTTTGTATTGGCGGTAAAGGAATTAAGCAAAGTCTTGGCCGTTAGGGGAGAAGTGCTTCCGGCAGCCAATCAAGCTATCGTTTTAAAAGCGGAATTGGAAGATGGAACCATTGTTTCAGGGGAGTCTCTTATCCCTAAATCAGGGAAAAAAATAACTCGTGTTTTTTTGCATCCAAAGGATGTAAAGCCTTTACAGGAAGCTTTGGAGGCTCTTAAACAAGCGGATGCCATCATCGTTGGGCCGGGAAGCTTGTACACCAGTATTTTACCTAATTTACTTGTTCCTGGAATTGTTGAGATGATCCGATCTTCCTCGGCTTTGAAGATCTTTATATGTAATGTGATGACCCAACGGGGAGAAACGGAAAATTATTCAGCCGCTGATCATATTCAGGCCATCCATGATCATGTGGGATCTTCCCTTTTTCAATATGTGATCGTGAATAATCAGCAGGTGGATTCCTCTGTTCTTTCCAGGTATGTATTGGAAGGAGCAAAACCAGTAGCGTTTGATGAAGAGAGATTATGGAACTTTGGATATCGGGTGATTGCAGATCAATTTTTAAAATATCATACCCATTTACGCCACGATGCGGGAAAATTAAGTAAAACCATTTGGGAGATTCTCCTCCGTCATCGGAAATGA
- the whiA gene encoding DNA-binding protein WhiA: MSFAAKTKKELTTLETKPCCQRAELAAIIRMNGVLQLGRKPFVLEITTENAAIARRIYSLLKSIYQIHSELLVRKKMRLKKNNIYLVRISNQVIEILKDMEVLGNDLSLNNGIPKELIKSPCCKRAYLRGAFLAGGSVNHPERSSYHMEIFSTHQKHCQDLTDLSNQFHLNAKCIERKKGHVMYIKEGEKITEFLNIIGAHQALLYFEDVRIVKDMRNSVNRLVNCDTANLNKTVGAAMKQIENIHLIEKEIGLDQLPERLREVALLRLQHPDMSLTELGELIPSGKVSKSGVNHRLRKINEIALKIKQAKGYTP, from the coding sequence TTGTCATTTGCTGCAAAAACTAAAAAAGAGTTAACCACTTTAGAAACAAAGCCTTGCTGTCAACGGGCTGAACTGGCAGCAATTATCCGGATGAATGGTGTGTTGCAACTTGGCAGAAAGCCCTTCGTTTTGGAGATTACAACCGAAAATGCAGCCATTGCCCGCAGAATTTATTCTTTACTCAAGTCGATATATCAGATACATTCTGAGCTTTTGGTCAGAAAAAAAATGAGACTAAAGAAAAACAATATCTATCTCGTTCGTATATCAAATCAAGTGATCGAAATCCTAAAAGATATGGAGGTATTGGGAAATGATCTCTCTTTAAACAACGGAATCCCAAAGGAACTAATCAAATCTCCTTGTTGCAAGCGGGCGTATCTAAGGGGAGCTTTTTTGGCAGGAGGTTCTGTCAACCATCCAGAGCGTTCCTCCTATCATATGGAGATTTTTTCAACCCATCAGAAGCACTGTCAGGATTTGACTGATCTTTCCAATCAATTTCATTTAAATGCAAAATGTATTGAACGGAAAAAAGGACATGTCATGTATATTAAAGAAGGGGAAAAGATTACTGAATTCCTGAATATTATCGGCGCCCATCAGGCCCTTTTATATTTTGAAGATGTCCGAATCGTCAAAGATATGAGGAATTCCGTCAACCGATTGGTGAATTGTGATACGGCCAACTTAAATAAAACCGTTGGAGCTGCTATGAAGCAGATTGAAAATATCCATTTGATTGAAAAAGAAATTGGTTTAGATCAACTGCCGGAACGGTTAAGGGAGGTTGCTCTCCTTCGTCTTCAGCATCCCGATATGAGCCTAACGGAATTAGGCGAATTAATCCCATCTGGAAAGGTAAGCAAATCGGGGGTTAATCACCGGCTTAGAAAAATTAATGAAATCGCTTTAAAAATAAAACAAGCAAAGGGATACACTCCATAA
- a CDS encoding HPr family phosphocarrier protein produces the protein MAYQQKVTVRLKTGLQARPAALFVQEANRYRSEIFVEKEDKRVNAKSIMGIMSLAIRTGTEITIYASGNDEEQAVNHLSQFVNQEQVG, from the coding sequence ATGGCATATCAACAAAAAGTAACGGTTAGATTAAAAACTGGATTACAGGCAAGACCGGCTGCTTTATTTGTTCAAGAAGCAAACCGCTATCGATCTGAAATTTTTGTGGAAAAAGAAGATAAAAGAGTAAATGCAAAAAGCATCATGGGAATCATGAGTTTGGCCATTCGCACGGGAACGGAAATCACCATTTATGCCAGTGGAAACGATGAGGAACAGGCCGTGAATCATTTGTCTCAATTTGTCAACCAGGAGCAAGTGGGTTAA
- a CDS encoding SIMPL domain-containing protein, with the protein MKGIVKKLGFVVVAIGLVAGLSIYSPLGGLGSDQPTYAEEIQTNVIQVQGKGKLTVVPDIAMVNLGVMTEDRDASVAIQQNSKIFEDVRRAILSLGIKDKDIKTVSFTTYPQYNWKENQQELRGYQVNHMIQVTLRNTKDIGKVLDAASKAGANRVENIRYTTDKTDEYEKEVLKLALKNAREKADVIAAAIGKQITDVAKVTQLGVPYYPDYYSNYSMEVAAKAGYAADTVITPGEITIETTVDVTFRY; encoded by the coding sequence ATGAAAGGTATTGTTAAGAAGTTGGGATTTGTGGTTGTCGCAATAGGTTTGGTTGCAGGATTATCCATTTACTCTCCATTGGGAGGGTTGGGAAGTGACCAGCCTACCTATGCAGAGGAAATACAAACCAATGTGATCCAGGTTCAAGGGAAGGGCAAACTCACCGTTGTTCCTGATATAGCCATGGTTAATTTAGGAGTAATGACTGAGGATCGAGATGCTTCAGTGGCAATCCAGCAAAATTCAAAGATATTTGAAGATGTGAGAAGGGCAATTCTTTCTTTGGGTATTAAGGATAAAGATATTAAAACCGTTTCTTTTACGACTTATCCCCAATATAATTGGAAGGAAAATCAACAGGAATTAAGAGGTTATCAAGTGAATCACATGATTCAAGTAACCTTAAGAAATACAAAGGATATTGGAAAGGTGTTGGATGCCGCTAGTAAAGCGGGAGCAAACCGGGTGGAAAATATCAGATATACCACAGATAAGACCGATGAATATGAAAAAGAAGTGTTGAAACTTGCCCTTAAGAATGCAAGGGAAAAGGCGGACGTGATTGCAGCTGCGATTGGTAAGCAGATTACTGATGTAGCAAAGGTCACCCAACTGGGAGTCCCATATTATCCCGATTACTATTCAAACTATTCCATGGAAGTAGCCGCAAAAGCAGGCTATGCTGCGGATACAGTAATTACACCCGGGGAAATTACTATTGAAACCACCGTTGACGTTACGTTTAGGTATTGA
- the clpP gene encoding ATP-dependent Clp endopeptidase proteolytic subunit ClpP translates to MEKEGKTMNLVPTVIEQTNRGERAYDIYSRLLKDRIIFLGTPIDDWLANSVVAQLLFLAAEDSEKDIHLYINSPGGSITAGMAIYDTMQFIKPDVSTICIGIAASMGAFLLAAGARGKRFALPNSEVMIHQPLGGAQGQASDIEIQAKRILKMRERLNQVLAERTGQPLEKIQKDTERDYFMSAEEAKAYGLVDSIITSAPKDK, encoded by the coding sequence ATAGAAAAGGAGGGGAAAACCATGAATTTAGTACCTACAGTTATTGAACAAACCAATCGCGGCGAACGCGCTTATGATATTTACTCCCGTCTTTTAAAAGACCGAATTATTTTCCTTGGAACACCAATTGATGATTGGTTGGCAAACAGTGTTGTTGCCCAACTGTTGTTCCTCGCAGCGGAAGACTCTGAAAAAGATATTCATCTATATATCAATAGTCCTGGTGGTTCAATTACTGCCGGAATGGCTATTTATGACACCATGCAATTTATTAAACCTGATGTATCTACCATCTGTATTGGAATTGCCGCCTCTATGGGAGCATTTCTGTTAGCTGCAGGGGCCCGGGGTAAGAGGTTTGCCCTTCCCAATAGTGAAGTAATGATTCATCAACCTCTCGGAGGAGCTCAGGGTCAGGCTAGCGATATTGAGATTCAGGCCAAGCGTATCCTTAAAATGAGAGAAAGATTGAATCAAGTGTTGGCTGAACGTACAGGACAACCCTTGGAAAAAATTCAGAAAGACACGGAACGCGATTATTTTATGTCTGCAGAAGAAGCAAAAGCCTACGGTCTCGTTGATAGCATCATTACAAGTGCGCCAAAAGACAAATAA
- a CDS encoding guided entry of tail-anchored proteins factor 1, which yields MIDDRLKRMEEMLANLIHIVGNIRSDQEAMWEEQRQMRAELQDVKTEQRQIRAELQDVKTEQRQMRAELQDVKTEQMSMKESILWLKQEQESMRKEAAERHEEILNRLSFIERDVEHTWEKTARNEREIARVKKQLEANLYRE from the coding sequence ATGATTGATGATCGGCTGAAGAGAATGGAAGAAATGCTTGCAAACCTCATTCATATTGTAGGAAATATTCGTTCCGATCAGGAAGCCATGTGGGAAGAACAGAGGCAAATGAGAGCAGAACTGCAGGATGTGAAGACAGAACAAAGGCAAATAAGAGCAGAATTGCAGGATGTGAAGACAGAACAAAGGCAAATGAGAGCAGAACTGCAGGATGTGAAGACAGAGCAGATGTCGATGAAAGAAAGTATTCTATGGCTGAAACAAGAACAAGAATCCATGAGAAAAGAAGCCGCTGAAAGGCATGAAGAAATCTTAAATCGCCTATCATTTATTGAAAGAGATGTTGAACATACTTGGGAAAAAACTGCCCGAAATGAACGGGAAATTGCTCGTGTCAAGAAACAGTTGGAAGCTAATTTATATCGTGAGTAA
- a CDS encoding TRAP transporter permease, protein MSLKPHKNHHKATENTQQPEQKDHLKLLEKLDNEFRYRQFHSGPWKFIISLLAISLAAYQLYTAYMGPLDALKHRSLHIGVIMALVFLLYPAYKRASRTKMSVIDVIFALLSLSITGYIFVDYQGIIDRMFIFAPNFWDLFFGGLLILLVLEGSRRIIGWALTIISILFLLYAYFGNYMPGLLKHSGKPLEELIAYMYLTTEGIYGTALAVSASYIILFILFGAFLNRSGMGQFFNDVAMGMAGGSTGGPAKVAVISSGFLGSINGSALANVVTTGAFTIPMMKRVGYRPEFAGAVEAAASVGGQIIPPVMGAAAFIMAETLGKPYSEIAIAAILPAVLYYLGVIMIVHLRAKRRGLLGLPKEELPNLKRVILTSGHLLIPIVVLIYLLFTGRTPIFAAFFAIVLSVVVAAFSKKTRMGIRDILKAMEDGVRAALSVAMSTAIVGIIVGVTTLTGLGAKLTQSILVLGQGSLFLTLIYTMIASMIMGMGLPSIPTYIITSTLAAPALLQMGVPPFVSHMFVFYFGIFANITPPVALAAFAGAGISGGDPNKTGIQALRLALAGFIVPYVFVYSNELLLQDLSHWTETLWVMVTSIIGVIALSAAVEGYYKSQIPILLRLIATAGALTLIVPGMITDIIGFALLGIVAIQQYWKNPKQNIQIKEGI, encoded by the coding sequence ATGTCCCTGAAACCCCACAAAAATCACCATAAAGCAACAGAGAACACTCAACAACCAGAACAAAAGGACCATTTGAAGCTCCTTGAAAAACTGGATAATGAATTTCGATATCGGCAATTTCATAGCGGACCCTGGAAATTTATCATTTCCTTACTTGCCATTTCCTTAGCTGCTTATCAGCTATATACGGCATACATGGGCCCATTAGACGCCTTGAAACATCGATCCCTTCATATCGGGGTCATTATGGCCCTTGTTTTTCTCCTGTATCCGGCTTATAAAAGGGCTTCCCGTACGAAAATGTCTGTCATTGACGTGATTTTTGCTCTGTTGTCCTTATCGATTACCGGTTATATATTTGTTGATTATCAAGGAATCATCGATCGAATGTTCATTTTTGCGCCAAATTTCTGGGATCTGTTCTTCGGAGGGTTACTGATACTTCTCGTGCTAGAAGGCAGCCGGAGAATTATAGGTTGGGCCTTGACCATTATATCCATTCTGTTCCTCTTATACGCCTATTTCGGTAATTACATGCCGGGCCTACTAAAACACAGCGGAAAGCCTCTGGAAGAGTTAATTGCATACATGTACCTGACAACAGAAGGAATATATGGTACTGCCTTGGCCGTTTCGGCGTCATATATTATCCTGTTTATTCTGTTTGGAGCTTTTCTCAACCGATCTGGTATGGGGCAGTTTTTTAATGATGTGGCTATGGGAATGGCCGGCGGATCAACCGGAGGCCCTGCTAAGGTTGCCGTGATTTCCAGCGGTTTTCTAGGATCCATAAACGGCAGTGCATTAGCAAATGTGGTGACTACCGGTGCATTTACAATCCCGATGATGAAACGGGTAGGTTACCGGCCGGAATTTGCCGGAGCAGTGGAAGCTGCTGCCTCGGTCGGAGGCCAAATCATCCCTCCTGTCATGGGTGCAGCAGCTTTTATCATGGCTGAAACCTTGGGCAAGCCCTATTCGGAAATAGCCATCGCTGCCATTCTTCCGGCCGTTCTCTATTACCTTGGAGTCATTATGATCGTTCACCTGCGGGCTAAACGGAGAGGATTGCTTGGACTTCCCAAGGAAGAACTGCCAAACCTGAAAAGGGTCATATTAACCAGCGGCCATCTGCTAATTCCCATTGTCGTCTTGATTTATCTCCTGTTTACCGGAAGAACACCGATCTTTGCCGCCTTTTTTGCCATCGTCTTATCTGTTGTTGTTGCTGCTTTTTCCAAAAAAACTCGGATGGGAATAAGGGATATTTTAAAGGCGATGGAGGACGGAGTCCGGGCTGCCCTCAGCGTAGCCATGTCCACAGCCATCGTCGGTATTATTGTGGGAGTCACAACCCTTACTGGTTTGGGGGCCAAATTAACCCAGTCCATTCTCGTTCTTGGTCAAGGAAGTTTATTTCTAACACTTATTTACACCATGATTGCTAGTATGATCATGGGTATGGGACTTCCTTCCATTCCCACTTATATTATTACATCAACGCTGGCGGCACCAGCCTTATTGCAGATGGGAGTTCCACCCTTTGTATCTCATATGTTTGTGTTTTACTTCGGGATCTTTGCCAATATTACACCTCCCGTTGCTTTGGCTGCCTTCGCTGGAGCGGGAATTTCCGGAGGGGATCCCAACAAAACAGGAATCCAGGCCCTGCGTCTAGCCCTGGCAGGGTTTATTGTTCCTTATGTCTTTGTCTATTCCAATGAACTACTCCTTCAGGATCTGTCCCACTGGACAGAAACCCTTTGGGTCATGGTGACTTCCATCATTGGGGTGATTGCGCTTAGTGCCGCTGTTGAAGGATATTATAAGAGCCAAATTCCTATTCTACTCAGGCTTATTGCTACAGCTGGAGCGTTAACCCTTATTGTCCCAGGAATGATTACGGATATAATTGGATTTGCTCTTCTAGGCATAGTAGCCATTCAACAATATTGGAAAAATCCAAAGCAAAATATACAAATTAAAGAAGGAATATAA
- a CDS encoding DUF1850 domain-containing protein: MFKRILFLFCILMIILISTMPVLSALTIREQRTGRLIATEFLEDDTFSLQWMHSVELEQWKETFRLTTNGEIQLIESRFKAFGAGTPDTGGREFFLDGDWFVARGFDVVVPSLDIGVSKYSKHRLIINNHVYPLYQWVDDGEYVSIQKEWVSPLQYWKYRILRKEASYVPETPQKSP, encoded by the coding sequence TTGTTTAAGAGGATTCTCTTTCTCTTCTGTATCTTGATGATCATTCTCATATCTACTATGCCCGTTCTGTCCGCTCTCACCATTCGTGAGCAGCGGACAGGCCGGCTTATTGCAACAGAATTCCTAGAGGATGATACGTTTTCCTTACAGTGGATGCACTCTGTTGAACTTGAGCAGTGGAAGGAAACCTTTCGATTAACGACAAATGGAGAGATACAATTGATTGAATCACGTTTCAAAGCCTTCGGTGCTGGAACTCCGGATACAGGAGGCAGAGAATTTTTCTTGGATGGAGATTGGTTTGTAGCAAGAGGGTTTGATGTCGTTGTCCCTTCCCTGGACATCGGAGTGTCCAAGTACTCCAAGCATCGTTTAATCATCAACAACCATGTATATCCACTCTATCAATGGGTGGATGACGGTGAATATGTTTCCATACAAAAAGAATGGGTTTCTCCCCTTCAATATTGGAAATACCGCATACTGAGAAAGGAGGCATCCTATGTCCCTGAAACCCCACAAAAATCACCATAA